In Micromonospora sp. LH3U1, one genomic interval encodes:
- a CDS encoding flavin reductase family protein, with the protein MNHTSRDLTGQDRLVETPRFRAAFRQVPAPVAIVLVPAGPAGVTGITCTSATSLSGQPPMVLVAVDEKTGLAPLAERAGRFSINYLAADRAAWAQAFAARGRDLDELTAAVVTGRTQVPTLATGTTAVLECRTTAVHQGGDHWILCGEVLHARSQTDARPLLYLNGRYGTFQADEL; encoded by the coding sequence ATGAACCACACCAGCCGTGACCTGACCGGCCAGGACCGCCTCGTCGAGACCCCCCGCTTCCGGGCCGCCTTTCGGCAGGTCCCCGCACCCGTGGCGATCGTGCTCGTACCCGCCGGCCCGGCCGGCGTCACCGGCATCACCTGCACCTCCGCCACCTCACTGTCCGGCCAACCACCGATGGTGCTGGTCGCCGTCGACGAGAAGACCGGCCTCGCACCACTGGCCGAGCGAGCCGGCCGATTCAGCATCAACTACCTCGCCGCCGACCGCGCCGCCTGGGCACAGGCATTCGCCGCCCGCGGTCGAGACCTCGACGAACTCACCGCAGCCGTCGTCACCGGCCGCACACAGGTGCCCACCCTCGCCACCGGCACCACCGCGGTCCTCGAATGCCGCACCACCGCCGTCCACCAGGGCGGAGACCACTGGATCCTGTGCGGCGAGGTGCTGCACGCCCGATCCCAGACCGACGCCCGGCCGCTGCTCTACCTCAACGGGCGCTACGGCACCTTCCAGGCCGACGAGCTCTGA
- a CDS encoding CaiB/BaiF CoA transferase family protein yields MHDGPLTGLRVIDASTILAGPLCCQILGDFGADVIKVEHPVAGDSMRGHGHAKDGHPLWWKEISRNKRTIGLKLSTPEGADLLRRLAATADVLVENFRPGTLERWGIGPEQLQEINPSLVIVRISGFGQQGPYAHRPGFGTLAEAMSGFAHLTGDEDGPPTLPAFGLADSICGIAASSATMVALWARERNGGKGQVVDMSLLEPIMMAVGPGPTVYDQLGVIEHRHGNRSTNNSPRNTYRTKDGDWVAVSTSAQSIAERVLRLVGHPEVIDEPWFASGRQRAAYADLLDGYVGGWIGERTRDEVMRAFEEAGAAVAPVYTARDIVADEHVQAAAMVVTVPDPDLGEVLMHNVLWRMSDTPGRIRFTGRALGADTDDLLVNELGCTPDTVAELRSREIVA; encoded by the coding sequence ATGCACGACGGACCGCTGACCGGACTCCGTGTCATCGACGCCTCGACGATCCTGGCCGGCCCGCTGTGCTGCCAGATCCTCGGTGACTTCGGTGCCGACGTCATCAAGGTCGAACACCCCGTCGCCGGCGACAGCATGCGCGGACACGGCCACGCCAAGGACGGCCACCCGCTGTGGTGGAAGGAGATCTCCCGCAACAAGCGGACGATCGGCCTGAAGCTGTCCACGCCGGAGGGCGCCGACCTGCTGCGCCGCCTGGCCGCCACCGCCGACGTGCTGGTCGAGAACTTCCGCCCCGGCACTCTGGAACGGTGGGGGATCGGCCCGGAGCAGCTGCAGGAGATCAACCCCAGCCTGGTCATCGTGCGCATCTCCGGCTTCGGCCAGCAGGGCCCCTACGCGCACCGACCCGGTTTTGGCACGCTCGCCGAGGCGATGAGCGGCTTCGCCCACCTGACCGGCGACGAGGACGGCCCGCCGACGCTGCCGGCGTTCGGCCTGGCCGACAGCATCTGCGGCATCGCCGCCTCCTCGGCCACGATGGTGGCGCTGTGGGCCCGCGAACGCAACGGCGGCAAGGGCCAAGTCGTCGACATGAGCCTGCTCGAACCGATCATGATGGCGGTCGGTCCCGGACCCACCGTGTACGACCAACTCGGCGTGATCGAGCACCGGCACGGGAACCGGTCCACGAACAACTCCCCGCGCAACACGTACCGCACCAAGGACGGTGACTGGGTCGCGGTGTCCACCAGCGCGCAGTCCATCGCCGAGCGGGTGCTGCGCCTCGTCGGCCACCCCGAGGTCATCGACGAACCATGGTTCGCCTCCGGGCGCCAGCGGGCCGCGTACGCCGACCTCCTCGACGGCTACGTGGGCGGGTGGATCGGCGAGCGCACCCGCGACGAGGTCATGCGCGCCTTCGAAGAGGCCGGCGCGGCCGTCGCGCCCGTCTACACCGCCCGCGACATCGTCGCCGACGAACATGTCCAGGCCGCCGCGATGGTGGTCACGGTTCCCGACCCCGACCTCGGCGAGGTGCTGATGCACAACGTGCTGTGGCGCATGTCCGACACGCCAGGCCGGATCCGTTTCACCGGTCGGGCCCTCGGCGCCGACACCGACGATCTTCTCGTCAACGAGCTCGGCTGCACCCCCGACACCGTCGCCGAGCTGCGCTCCCGGGAGATCGTGGCCTGA
- a CDS encoding HpcH/HpaI aldolase/citrate lyase family protein, with product MTAVGRPRSIARSYLYVPGDQPDKVARAASRGADACILDLEDAVAPANKATARATVSAFLADGRAAAPAAPQWWVRLNADTPAADIAAIAGPHLTGVVVPKADVDLLAEVHRLLGDAEREHGLPVGHVAVFALLETAGGVLRAEAVAAAPRVERLGLGEADLAAELCLQPGPDKVELWPLRSRAVLACAVARLAPPVGPTETVLRDPDRLEATSRLLLRQGFRGRTAIHPAQVPVVNRVFSPTTAEVEAAQDIIDRLGGAERNGSGVAVTADGRMIDAAVARSAREVLSRAVAGR from the coding sequence GTGACCGCCGTCGGGCGACCCCGGAGCATCGCGCGCAGCTACCTGTACGTGCCGGGCGACCAACCGGACAAGGTGGCGCGGGCGGCGTCCCGGGGCGCCGACGCCTGCATCCTCGACCTCGAGGACGCGGTGGCACCGGCGAACAAGGCCACCGCCCGCGCGACCGTCAGCGCGTTCCTCGCCGACGGTCGCGCGGCGGCGCCCGCCGCTCCGCAATGGTGGGTACGCCTCAACGCGGACACCCCGGCCGCTGACATCGCCGCGATTGCCGGCCCGCACCTGACCGGCGTGGTCGTACCGAAGGCCGACGTCGACCTGCTGGCCGAGGTGCACCGGCTGCTCGGCGACGCGGAACGGGAGCACGGCCTCCCGGTCGGTCACGTGGCGGTGTTCGCGCTGCTGGAGACCGCCGGCGGCGTGCTGCGCGCCGAGGCCGTGGCCGCCGCACCCCGGGTCGAGCGCCTCGGCCTGGGCGAGGCGGACCTGGCGGCCGAACTGTGCCTGCAACCTGGCCCGGACAAGGTGGAGCTGTGGCCGCTGCGGTCGCGTGCCGTCCTGGCCTGCGCGGTGGCCCGCCTCGCCCCACCGGTGGGGCCGACGGAGACGGTCCTGCGGGACCCGGACCGGCTTGAGGCGACCAGCCGGCTGCTGCTGCGTCAGGGGTTCCGTGGACGCACGGCGATCCATCCCGCGCAGGTGCCCGTCGTCAACCGGGTGTTCTCGCCGACGACGGCGGAGGTCGAGGCGGCCCAGGACATCATCGACCGGCTGGGGGGCGCCGAACGGAACGGCTCGGGGGTGGCGGTCACCGCCGATGGACGAATGATCGACGCGGCGGTTGCCCGCAGCGCGCGCGAGGTGTTGAGCCGGGCCGTGGCGGGCCGCTAG
- a CDS encoding thiamine pyrophosphate-dependent enzyme: MTADSAAAAVLAAAAASGVQRLWFNSGSELTSFQEASAQARHRGEPTPEVITCPHEHVALTAAMGETMVSGRPSMTAAHADLGLLHHGGAIHNAMWGDHPIMIMSGYPPTRAESRTSPVFWKQQRWDQGSIVRQYVKWDYKLSALDDAALVVARGLQVALAPRRGPVYLAMPEEVGRYPIATSDPVPSAQMLGVPVLGPGDSGVVSEVARRLTAARRPVIVTDRVGVDPRAVALLAELADTLGVEVRASRYRMNLPDDNPWHSTAPLDEFDVIVVLDHPVPWMPALERPRDDAWIGWVGPDPIESRVPLYELRADARTTADPAAFLTAVLAEVGAAGPGDADNVRRRRQRHPDTGASRAATGTAPASGVPTPELIAAALDQHLRPDDLLTWEVFDTTTVSRTKPGTLFEKGGSSLGWSVAAATGASMAAGGAHAVAVTGDGSYLFGSPDSCLWLQQQHNAPVVTVVVNNGGYRTGTTTLAAHYPDGLAVTEPTVIGGHLTPSPDFAAHARSQGCYGEQVVRAADLAGALDRARTAVARDRVPAVLDVWVPEHLTGSMDPGRRARPVHPEGNTDG; this comes from the coding sequence GTGACAGCCGACAGCGCCGCCGCCGCGGTGCTGGCGGCGGCCGCGGCCAGCGGCGTACAGCGGCTGTGGTTCAACAGCGGCTCCGAGCTGACCTCGTTCCAGGAGGCCAGCGCGCAGGCCAGGCACAGGGGGGAGCCGACCCCCGAAGTGATCACCTGCCCGCACGAGCACGTGGCGCTCACCGCCGCGATGGGCGAGACCATGGTCTCCGGTCGACCCTCCATGACCGCGGCCCACGCCGACCTCGGCCTGTTGCACCACGGCGGCGCCATTCACAACGCGATGTGGGGCGACCACCCCATCATGATCATGTCGGGCTACCCGCCCACCCGGGCGGAGTCGCGCACCTCGCCGGTCTTCTGGAAGCAGCAGCGCTGGGACCAGGGCTCGATCGTCCGGCAGTACGTCAAGTGGGACTACAAGCTGTCCGCGCTCGATGACGCCGCCCTGGTCGTCGCACGTGGCCTACAGGTTGCGCTCGCTCCCCGGCGGGGTCCCGTCTACCTGGCGATGCCGGAGGAGGTGGGCCGGTACCCGATCGCGACCAGTGATCCGGTCCCCAGCGCCCAGATGCTCGGCGTTCCGGTCCTCGGCCCCGGCGATTCCGGCGTGGTCAGTGAGGTGGCCCGCCGCCTCACGGCCGCCCGGCGGCCGGTCATCGTCACCGACCGGGTCGGCGTGGATCCGCGGGCCGTGGCGCTGCTGGCCGAACTGGCCGACACCCTCGGCGTGGAGGTGCGCGCCTCCCGCTACCGGATGAACCTGCCCGACGACAACCCATGGCATTCGACCGCACCGCTGGACGAGTTCGACGTCATCGTCGTGCTGGACCACCCGGTGCCCTGGATGCCCGCTCTGGAGCGGCCGCGCGACGACGCGTGGATCGGCTGGGTGGGGCCCGACCCGATCGAGAGTCGCGTCCCGCTGTACGAACTGCGCGCTGACGCCCGTACCACCGCCGACCCGGCCGCGTTCCTCACGGCGGTGCTCGCCGAGGTCGGCGCGGCCGGTCCGGGCGACGCCGACAACGTCCGGCGGCGTCGGCAACGGCACCCGGACACCGGTGCGTCGCGGGCCGCCACCGGCACCGCGCCGGCCTCCGGTGTACCCACCCCCGAGCTGATCGCCGCAGCGCTGGACCAGCACCTGCGGCCCGACGATCTGCTGACGTGGGAGGTGTTCGACACCACGACGGTCAGCCGTACGAAGCCGGGCACCCTCTTCGAGAAGGGCGGCTCCAGCCTCGGCTGGTCCGTGGCCGCGGCGACCGGCGCCAGCATGGCCGCTGGCGGCGCCCACGCGGTGGCGGTGACCGGGGACGGTTCGTACCTGTTCGGCTCGCCGGACTCGTGCCTGTGGTTGCAGCAGCAGCACAACGCCCCGGTGGTCACCGTGGTCGTCAACAACGGCGGGTACCGCACCGGCACGACCACACTGGCCGCGCACTACCCGGACGGCCTGGCCGTCACCGAACCCACGGTGATCGGCGGCCACCTGACCCCGTCGCCGGACTTCGCGGCGCACGCCCGCTCGCAGGGCTGCTACGGGGAGCAGGTGGTCAGAGCGGCCGACCTGGCCGGGGCCCTGGACCGGGCCCGCACGGCGGTCGCGCGTGACCGCGTTCCGGCGGTGCTGGACGTCTGGGTGCCCGAACACCTCACCGGGTCGATGGATCCGGGACGCCGGGCGCGCCCGGTCCACCCCGAAGGGAACACCGATGGTTGA
- a CDS encoding aldehyde dehydrogenase family protein, translating to MVDVVSPIDARVLTRVASTSPAEVDAAVRAARAAQPAWARRTGSDRGRILHAVADLIEARLDELAETETRNTGKILSDTRREVRRAAGSFRYYAGWADQVRGETIPVGPEYHTYTVPEPHGVVAGVIPWNVPFFFAAKKIAPALAFGNACVLKPAEETPLTALRLGELLTEAGLPDGLVRVLPGGRETGAALVSHPDVDLIVFTGHHETGKAIARAAAANLTPVALELGGKSPQILFPDADLDRAVDAVILGVFASCGQMCIAGSRLVLHESIYDEVLDRVAERVRALRVGDPFDEQTDLGPQITAAQRDKTVAFIAESTGAGRLVAQAALPDTERLRNGFYVAPTVFDRLDDDARLLREEVFGPILAVSSFRDDAEALRLANDTEFGLAAGVWTADIARAHRFAGQVRAGTVWINTYRVLSDLVPFGGVGLSGYGRENGTEAARLYLRPKSVWTSLASGTPQGYGMGGAGAAG from the coding sequence ATGGTTGATGTCGTCTCGCCTATCGACGCCCGGGTCCTGACCCGCGTCGCGTCCACGTCGCCGGCCGAGGTGGACGCCGCTGTCCGGGCGGCACGCGCCGCCCAGCCGGCGTGGGCCCGGCGCACCGGCAGCGACCGCGGCCGGATCCTGCACGCGGTCGCCGACCTCATCGAGGCCCGGCTCGACGAGCTGGCCGAGACCGAGACCCGTAACACCGGCAAGATCCTCAGCGACACCCGGCGTGAGGTACGTCGGGCGGCCGGCAGCTTCCGCTACTACGCGGGCTGGGCGGACCAGGTCCGCGGCGAGACCATTCCGGTCGGCCCGGAGTACCACACCTACACGGTGCCCGAGCCGCACGGCGTCGTCGCCGGCGTCATCCCGTGGAACGTGCCGTTCTTCTTCGCCGCCAAGAAGATCGCGCCGGCGCTCGCCTTCGGCAACGCCTGCGTGCTCAAGCCGGCCGAGGAGACGCCGTTGACCGCCCTGCGACTGGGCGAGCTGCTGACCGAGGCGGGCCTGCCAGACGGCCTGGTGCGGGTGCTGCCGGGCGGCCGGGAGACCGGGGCTGCGCTGGTGTCGCATCCGGACGTCGACCTGATCGTGTTCACCGGGCACCACGAGACCGGAAAGGCGATCGCCCGCGCGGCGGCGGCCAACCTCACCCCGGTGGCGCTGGAACTGGGGGGCAAGTCCCCACAGATCCTCTTCCCCGACGCCGACCTGGATCGGGCGGTCGACGCGGTGATCCTGGGCGTCTTCGCCTCCTGTGGGCAGATGTGCATCGCCGGTTCGCGGCTCGTCCTGCACGAGTCCATCTACGACGAGGTCCTCGACCGGGTAGCCGAGCGGGTGCGGGCGCTGCGGGTGGGCGACCCGTTCGACGAGCAGACGGACCTGGGTCCGCAGATCACCGCGGCGCAGCGGGACAAGACGGTGGCGTTCATCGCCGAGTCCACCGGGGCCGGCCGGCTGGTCGCGCAGGCCGCCCTGCCCGACACCGAGCGGCTGCGCAACGGCTTCTACGTGGCGCCGACGGTGTTCGACCGGTTGGACGACGATGCCCGTCTGCTGCGTGAGGAGGTCTTCGGGCCGATCCTGGCGGTGTCGTCGTTCCGCGACGACGCCGAGGCACTGCGGCTGGCCAACGACACCGAGTTCGGCCTGGCGGCCGGAGTGTGGACCGCCGACATCGCCCGGGCTCACCGGTTCGCCGGGCAGGTGCGGGCGGGCACGGTGTGGATCAACACCTACCGGGTGTTGTCGGACCTGGTGCCGTTCGGCGGTGTCGGCCTGTCCGGGTACGGCCGCGAGAACGGCACCGAGGCGGCCCGCCTCTATCTGCGCCCCAAGTCGGTGTGGACCTCGCTGGCCAGCGGAACCCCGCAGGGGTACGGAATGGGAGGCGCGGGTGCGGCAGGCTGA
- a CDS encoding cyclase family protein, translating to MTTTSITAETSPATGTGALLAAVDAGVRAYDLGRRLTIGMPQSPNHPPFWHALPRRHGDAVRPDGGSAANDIITMGTHVGTHVDAFSHVSQDGRLFDGSDATDAGRGGRYADLGAHTIAPMVRRGVLLDIPAALGLPDGCVPGYEITPQDLSAAVERQATPVRPGDVVLVRSGWGRLFDHEDRTRYLGHTTGVPGVAAAGATWLADQGIHAAGADTIAFECLRPGAGHSVLPAHRVLLVERGVYIIETMALEELAADGVHEFLFVLSPLAIFGATGSPVRPLAVIVNG from the coding sequence GTGACCACAACGAGCATCACCGCCGAAACCAGCCCGGCGACCGGGACGGGGGCGCTACTGGCCGCCGTCGACGCCGGAGTCCGGGCGTACGACCTGGGCCGTCGCCTGACCATCGGCATGCCGCAGTCGCCGAACCACCCGCCGTTCTGGCATGCCCTGCCCCGCCGCCACGGCGACGCGGTACGACCCGACGGCGGCTCCGCCGCCAACGACATCATCACCATGGGCACCCACGTCGGAACCCACGTCGACGCCTTCTCCCACGTCTCGCAGGACGGCCGGCTGTTCGACGGCTCCGACGCCACCGACGCCGGCCGCGGCGGGCGGTACGCCGACCTGGGCGCGCACACCATCGCCCCGATGGTCCGCCGTGGCGTGCTGCTCGACATCCCGGCCGCCCTGGGCCTGCCCGACGGCTGCGTTCCCGGCTACGAGATCACACCCCAGGACCTGTCGGCCGCCGTCGAGCGGCAGGCCACCCCGGTCCGGCCCGGCGACGTGGTGCTGGTCCGCAGCGGGTGGGGCAGACTGTTCGACCACGAGGACCGCACCCGCTACCTCGGACACACCACCGGCGTACCCGGAGTCGCCGCAGCCGGCGCCACCTGGCTCGCCGACCAGGGCATCCACGCCGCCGGCGCCGACACGATCGCCTTCGAGTGCCTGCGACCGGGCGCCGGGCACAGCGTCCTGCCAGCCCACCGCGTCCTGCTCGTCGAACGCGGCGTCTACATCATCGAGACGATGGCGCTGGAGGAACTGGCCGCCGACGGCGTCCACGAGTTCCTGTTCGTGCTGTCACCCCTGGCCATCTTCGGCGCCACCGGCTCACCGGTGCGCCCCCTGGCGGTGATCGTCAATGGCTGA
- a CDS encoding FAD:protein FMN transferase → MNASIAATQGRDHLPTVQRHTCEMFTCDITLASNGPPATPFTEVQRRLRELDQRYSRFRADSELSQLNTAAGQWHHISDDLHAMLRHALAVAVASAGLVNVAMLPRLLAAGYVRSWGTGAPTAAPPTTPTPVPPLASLLELRHHSARLAPGYSIDIGALAKGRWADDVVTWLGPNSAASIGGDVTCHGPGPAGDGWPVELPNREVLLVRDGGVATSGTGKRRWGNTGHHLIDPRTGQPATSDITQTTVLAATGACADWVASAVVIGGSPAADRLTGRTDVHRMWLSRADKGERHNEPHQP, encoded by the coding sequence ATGAACGCGTCCATCGCTGCGACGCAAGGCCGAGACCACCTGCCCACCGTGCAGCGGCACACCTGCGAAATGTTCACCTGCGACATCACACTGGCGAGCAACGGCCCGCCGGCCACACCGTTCACCGAGGTGCAGCGGCGGTTACGGGAACTGGACCAGCGATACTCCCGCTTCCGCGCCGACAGCGAACTCTCCCAACTCAACACCGCCGCCGGGCAGTGGCACCACATCTCCGACGACCTGCACGCGATGCTCCGGCACGCACTGGCGGTGGCCGTCGCCAGCGCCGGCCTCGTCAACGTCGCGATGCTGCCCCGGCTACTCGCCGCCGGCTACGTACGCTCATGGGGGACAGGCGCCCCGACCGCCGCACCGCCCACGACACCGACGCCCGTGCCACCGTTGGCCTCGCTGCTGGAACTGCGCCACCACAGCGCCCGCCTGGCACCCGGCTACAGCATCGACATCGGAGCGCTGGCGAAGGGCAGGTGGGCCGACGACGTCGTCACCTGGCTCGGCCCCAACTCGGCAGCCAGCATCGGGGGAGACGTCACCTGCCACGGACCCGGCCCAGCCGGCGACGGCTGGCCCGTCGAACTCCCCAACCGCGAGGTACTCCTGGTACGCGACGGCGGCGTCGCCACCAGCGGCACAGGCAAACGCCGCTGGGGCAACACCGGACATCACCTGATCGACCCGCGAACCGGACAGCCCGCCACCTCCGACATCACCCAGACGACGGTCCTCGCCGCCACCGGCGCCTGCGCCGACTGGGTCGCCTCAGCAGTGGTCATCGGCGGCAGCCCGGCAGCAGATCGACTCACCGGCCGAACCGACGTGCACCGCATGTGGCTCAGCCGAGCGGACAAGGGGGAGAGGCACAATGAACCACACCAGCCGTGA
- a CDS encoding dihydroorotase, with protein MKNVRVVRHDHTEPAALDIGVRDGRVARLAPTIDPAGAKAVVDGGGKLAFPGVVDAHQHWGIYHPLAEDTGTESRACAQGGVTSAINYIRTGQYYLNRGGPYREFFPEVRSATDQKSYVDFAFHVAPMTAEHIDEIPELVRDHGVTSFKVFMFYGGHGLHGRSADQSSFLMIPPDARYDYAHFEFVMRGVQAAREQFPDLADEISLSLHCETAEIMRAYTRLVEEEGTLTGLAAYSASRPPHSEGLAISIAAYLAHETGLPTINLLHLSSAKAVDAALRMAKAFPHVDFRREVTIGHLLADIDTAYGLGGKVNPPLRPREDVEALWGYLLDGNLDWVVSDHACCRAETKFGEPKDDIFVAKSGFGGAEYLLPGLVSEGSKRGLSYARVAELTSWAPARRFGLATKGAIAEGLDADFCLVDPDHTWTVRADESLSAQDYTPFEGMELTARVTDTFLRGEQILRDGTVVGQPRGRYLSRPTRP; from the coding sequence GTGAAGAACGTCAGAGTGGTGCGGCACGACCACACCGAGCCGGCGGCGCTGGACATCGGCGTACGCGACGGTCGGGTGGCCCGGCTCGCGCCGACGATCGACCCCGCCGGAGCGAAAGCCGTCGTCGACGGCGGCGGCAAGCTCGCCTTCCCGGGCGTCGTCGACGCGCACCAGCACTGGGGCATCTACCACCCGTTGGCCGAGGACACCGGCACGGAGAGCCGCGCCTGCGCGCAGGGCGGTGTCACCTCCGCGATCAACTACATCCGGACCGGGCAGTACTACCTCAACCGGGGCGGACCGTACCGCGAATTCTTCCCGGAGGTGCGCAGCGCCACCGACCAGAAGTCCTACGTGGACTTCGCCTTCCACGTCGCACCCATGACCGCCGAGCACATCGACGAGATTCCCGAGCTGGTCCGCGACCACGGAGTGACCTCGTTCAAGGTCTTCATGTTCTACGGTGGCCACGGGCTGCACGGCCGCTCCGCCGACCAGAGCTCCTTCCTCATGATCCCGCCGGACGCCCGCTACGACTACGCCCACTTCGAGTTCGTGATGCGCGGCGTCCAGGCCGCCCGCGAGCAGTTCCCCGACCTGGCCGACGAGATCTCGCTGTCGCTGCACTGCGAGACGGCGGAGATCATGCGGGCGTACACCCGGTTGGTCGAGGAGGAGGGCACGCTGACCGGGCTGGCCGCGTACAGCGCCTCTCGCCCCCCGCACTCCGAAGGGCTCGCGATCAGCATCGCCGCCTACCTCGCGCACGAGACCGGCCTGCCCACCATCAACCTGCTGCACCTGTCGTCGGCCAAGGCCGTCGACGCGGCGCTGCGCATGGCCAAGGCGTTCCCGCACGTCGACTTCCGCCGCGAGGTGACCATCGGCCACCTGCTGGCCGACATCGACACCGCCTACGGCCTCGGCGGCAAGGTCAACCCGCCGCTGCGTCCCCGCGAGGACGTGGAGGCGCTGTGGGGCTACCTGCTCGACGGCAATCTCGACTGGGTCGTCAGCGACCACGCCTGCTGCCGCGCCGAAACGAAGTTCGGCGAGCCGAAGGACGACATCTTCGTCGCCAAGTCGGGCTTCGGCGGTGCCGAGTACCTGCTACCCGGCCTGGTCAGCGAGGGCTCCAAGCGCGGCCTGTCGTACGCCCGTGTCGCCGAGCTGACCTCGTGGGCGCCGGCACGCCGATTCGGACTGGCCACCAAGGGCGCCATCGCCGAAGGGTTGGATGCCGACTTCTGCCTGGTCGACCCCGATCACACCTGGACGGTTCGGGCCGACGAGTCGCTGTCGGCACAGGACTACACGCCGTTCGAGGGCATGGAGCTGACCGCTCGGGTCACCGACACCTTCCTGCGCGGCGAGCAGATCCTGCGCGACGGCACCGTGGTCGGGCAGCCACGCGGCCGGTACCTCTCCCGCCCCACCCGGCCGTGA
- a CDS encoding MFS transporter, translated as MRQADRPADAPADEVGRGGLALLRDRRFGPYFFGSLASNTGTWFQNVAAILTIFALTGSAFMVGLVTALQFAMQLVLAPVIGALADRADRRLLIIVGQTLGGTAAAVLALLAFLDALTPWLLLTFIGLSGVGQAITGPAAQALVPNIVGRADVAQAIALHSLTFNLSRAIGPIAGAATYAVAGAGTAFAVNAASFLVFALALTGVRLPRSGDGTGRRGRLGVFDGVAYVRRRPELVRCLVAVALIGLAMEPINTLSPLFAEGFGGGELLVGVFITFFGVGSALIAIWVGRLRRTVGSGRTGAVGVAALGVGMVVLAVSPGPVVATVGIALGGAGYLLAVSDVNATMQQGLADAVRGRVMALWSMCFLGIRPGAAMLHGWLGDTFSARTGAFVAAASAMAAAVVLRGRLTRSRSVTGPVQEGWQASR; from the coding sequence GTGCGGCAGGCTGACCGCCCGGCCGACGCGCCAGCCGACGAGGTGGGACGCGGGGGGCTCGCGTTACTGCGGGACCGCCGCTTCGGCCCGTACTTCTTCGGGTCGCTGGCGTCCAACACCGGCACGTGGTTCCAGAACGTCGCGGCGATCCTGACCATCTTCGCGCTGACTGGCTCGGCGTTCATGGTGGGGCTGGTCACCGCCCTGCAGTTCGCCATGCAGTTGGTCCTCGCCCCGGTGATCGGGGCATTGGCCGACCGGGCCGACCGGCGGCTGCTGATCATCGTGGGGCAGACGCTGGGCGGTACCGCCGCGGCTGTTCTCGCGCTGTTGGCGTTCCTGGACGCGTTGACCCCCTGGCTCCTGCTCACCTTCATCGGACTGTCCGGGGTGGGCCAGGCGATCACCGGCCCGGCGGCGCAGGCTCTGGTGCCCAACATCGTGGGACGGGCCGACGTCGCCCAGGCGATCGCGCTGCATTCGCTCACCTTCAACCTGTCCCGCGCCATCGGACCGATCGCCGGGGCGGCCACGTACGCGGTGGCCGGCGCCGGTACGGCGTTCGCCGTCAACGCCGCCAGTTTCCTGGTGTTCGCCCTGGCGCTGACCGGCGTACGGCTGCCACGGTCCGGCGACGGGACCGGCCGGCGTGGGCGGCTGGGCGTGTTCGACGGCGTCGCCTACGTGCGTCGCCGTCCCGAGTTGGTGCGCTGTCTGGTCGCCGTGGCCCTGATCGGGTTGGCGATGGAGCCGATCAACACGTTGTCCCCGCTGTTCGCGGAGGGTTTCGGAGGCGGCGAACTGCTGGTGGGTGTCTTCATCACCTTCTTCGGTGTCGGCTCGGCGTTGATCGCCATCTGGGTGGGCCGGCTGCGGCGCACGGTGGGCAGCGGCCGGACGGGCGCGGTCGGCGTGGCCGCGCTGGGCGTCGGGATGGTGGTGCTGGCGGTGAGTCCGGGACCGGTGGTGGCCACCGTGGGCATCGCCCTGGGCGGGGCCGGCTACCTGCTGGCCGTGAGCGATGTCAACGCCACCATGCAGCAGGGACTGGCCGACGCGGTACGCGGCCGGGTGATGGCGCTGTGGTCGATGTGTTTCCTCGGTATCCGGCCGGGTGCGGCGATGCTGCACGGCTGGTTGGGCGACACGTTCTCCGCCCGTACCGGCGCGTTCGTCGCGGCGGCGTCCGCGATGGCCGCCGCAGTGGTGCTGCGCGGACGACTGACCCGGTCCCGGTCGGTCACCGGGCCTGTCCAGGAGGGATGGCAGGCGTCTCGTTGA